One part of the Flavobacterium johnsoniae UW101 genome encodes these proteins:
- the araA gene encoding L-arabinose isomerase codes for MIDISQKEVWFVVGSQELYGEETLRKVAEHSQIIAKGLDASSSIPVKVVYKDVVKSPSQILDVCLAANSAKNCIGIIAWMHTFSPAKMWIGGLNILKKPLCHLHTQYNAEIPWGSIDMDFMNLNQSAHGDREFGFIMSRLRKKRKVVVGHWEDQRVQKQLGIWSRVVLGWDELQNLKVARIGDNMREVAVTEGDKVEAQIRFGMSVNGYDSSDVTKHIEKVTDKQLADLLAVYESSYNLTDSLKEGGAQRSSLVEAAKIELGLRAFLEEGGFGAFTDTFENLGVWKQLPGIATQRLMADGYGFGGEGDWKTAAMVRALKVMCIGLEGGTSFMEDYTYNFTPQKSYVLGSHMLEICPSIADGKPSCEVHPLGIGGKEDPARLVFNSPAGDAINVSLVDMGTRFRLIVNEVEAVKPMAELPKLPVARVLWDCKPNLEVAATAWILAGGAHHTVYSQSITTEYMEDFADIAGIELLVIDEKTTVREFKDKINANEAYFHLFQHGL; via the coding sequence AAAAGGATTAGACGCTTCGTCTTCAATTCCGGTAAAAGTGGTTTACAAAGATGTGGTAAAATCGCCTTCGCAGATTTTAGATGTTTGTCTGGCGGCAAACTCTGCTAAAAATTGTATCGGAATTATTGCCTGGATGCATACTTTTTCACCTGCAAAAATGTGGATTGGCGGTTTAAATATTCTTAAAAAACCATTATGTCATTTACATACACAATACAATGCTGAAATTCCGTGGGGATCTATCGACATGGATTTCATGAACTTAAACCAATCGGCTCACGGAGATCGTGAATTTGGTTTTATCATGTCAAGATTACGCAAAAAACGTAAAGTTGTGGTTGGACACTGGGAAGATCAAAGAGTTCAAAAACAATTAGGAATCTGGTCAAGAGTGGTTCTTGGATGGGACGAACTTCAAAACTTAAAAGTAGCTCGTATTGGAGATAATATGCGTGAAGTTGCCGTAACGGAAGGAGACAAAGTAGAAGCTCAAATTCGTTTTGGAATGTCTGTAAACGGATACGATTCTTCAGATGTTACCAAACATATCGAGAAAGTAACAGATAAACAATTAGCTGATTTATTAGCAGTTTATGAGTCTTCTTATAACTTAACAGATTCTTTAAAAGAAGGGGGAGCGCAAAGAAGTTCTTTGGTTGAAGCGGCAAAAATCGAATTAGGATTAAGAGCTTTCCTTGAAGAAGGAGGATTTGGTGCTTTTACAGATACATTTGAAAACCTTGGAGTTTGGAAACAATTACCAGGAATCGCAACACAAAGATTAATGGCCGATGGTTACGGTTTTGGAGGCGAAGGAGATTGGAAAACCGCTGCAATGGTAAGAGCTTTAAAAGTAATGTGTATTGGTCTTGAAGGCGGAACTTCTTTCATGGAAGATTATACGTATAATTTCACACCTCAAAAATCGTATGTTTTAGGTTCTCACATGTTGGAAATCTGCCCATCGATTGCTGATGGAAAACCTTCTTGTGAAGTGCACCCATTAGGAATTGGCGGAAAAGAAGATCCGGCTCGTTTGGTATTTAATTCGCCTGCAGGTGATGCGATCAATGTATCTTTGGTTGATATGGGAACTCGTTTCCGTTTAATTGTAAACGAAGTAGAAGCAGTTAAACCAATGGCAGAATTACCAAAACTTCCTGTAGCACGCGTTCTTTGGGATTGTAAGCCAAATTTAGAAGTTGCAGCAACAGCCTGGATTCTTGCCGGAGGAGCGCACCACACGGTTTACAGCCAGTCAATCACAACAGAATATATGGAAGATTTCGCAGATATTGCTGGAATTGAGTTGTTAGTTATAGACGAAAAAACAACCGTAAGAGAGTTTAAAGATAAGATTAATGCTAACGAAGCGTATTTCCATTTGTTTCAGCATGGACTTTAA
- a CDS encoding aldose epimerase family protein: MNVLKRCIFGIGLLSLALVSVQCKNDKKMDSTVSDQKAAVTIEKSSYGTTSKGEKVDSYKLKNQNGMEVDIITFGGRITDLKVPNKEGVSENVVIGFSSLAQYEKENPFFGALIGRYGNRIAKGKFTLEGKEYQLAINNAPNALHGGPQGYFNVVWKADEVKSGETASLKLSYLSKDMEEGYPGNLKVFVTYTLTNDNQLEVLYEATTDKTTVVNLTQHSYFNLSGDFTKTILDHELTLNADKIVPVDATLIPTGKLEDVANTPFDFRKPKLIGKDIEAKNEQLEKGKGYDHCWVLNNPEKGKTIIAKVYHAPSGRVLEVTTDEPGIQFYSGNFLDGTLPTPNGGTFAHRTGLCLETEHYPDSPNQKNFPTTVLNPGENYKTKTTFKFSVKK, translated from the coding sequence ATGAATGTATTAAAACGTTGTATTTTTGGAATCGGCCTGTTAAGTCTGGCTTTGGTTTCAGTTCAATGCAAAAACGATAAAAAAATGGATTCGACAGTTTCAGATCAAAAAGCAGCAGTAACAATTGAAAAATCTTCTTATGGAACAACTTCAAAAGGAGAAAAAGTAGATAGTTATAAATTGAAAAACCAAAATGGGATGGAGGTTGACATCATCACTTTTGGCGGAAGAATTACAGATTTAAAAGTACCAAATAAAGAGGGTGTTTCAGAAAATGTTGTAATTGGATTTAGTTCTTTGGCACAATACGAAAAAGAAAACCCGTTTTTTGGAGCTTTAATTGGAAGATACGGAAACCGAATTGCTAAAGGTAAATTTACTTTAGAAGGAAAAGAATATCAATTAGCGATAAACAATGCGCCAAATGCTTTGCACGGTGGACCTCAGGGATATTTCAATGTGGTTTGGAAAGCAGATGAGGTTAAATCTGGCGAAACAGCTTCTTTAAAATTATCTTATTTAAGTAAAGATATGGAAGAAGGATATCCTGGAAACCTTAAAGTTTTTGTGACTTATACATTAACAAATGATAATCAGTTAGAAGTTTTATATGAAGCGACGACTGATAAAACAACGGTTGTGAACTTAACACAGCATTCATATTTCAATTTATCAGGAGATTTTACAAAAACAATCTTAGATCACGAATTGACTTTAAATGCAGATAAAATTGTTCCGGTTGATGCGACTTTGATTCCAACAGGAAAATTAGAAGATGTTGCTAATACACCTTTCGATTTTAGAAAACCAAAGTTAATTGGAAAAGATATCGAAGCTAAAAACGAACAATTAGAAAAAGGAAAAGGTTACGATCATTGCTGGGTATTAAATAATCCGGAAAAAGGAAAAACAATTATTGCAAAAGTATACCACGCACCAAGCGGAAGAGTTTTGGAAGTAACAACTGACGAACCTGGAATTCAGTTTTACTCAGGAAATTTCCTTGACGGAACTTTGCCAACGCCAAACGGAGGAACTTTTGCTCACAGAACAGGATTGTGTCTGGAAACAGAACACTATCCAGATTCTCCAAACCAGAAAAATTTCCCAACAACGGTTTTAAACCCGGGAGAAAATTATAAAACTAAAACTACTTTTAAATTCTCGGTAAAAAAATAG
- a CDS encoding T9SS type B sorting domain-containing protein, whose amino-acid sequence MKLITNQKSKFNTAISFLFFLFFQQSYAQITLTNNIGTTLVKTDMYSCKDDESWSRVFKLSDFGIKPNEQFIIKSGQVGIAKSDVGANLSFSVYIVDDRFPELFRTYFEKPLLGSRALIPTKTIHGNPELMQIDFDEPIIVPAGVEKILVMVGKGKDYTNYTSSEVFVAGTQQDNGDSWYLGCDKTLPFSRTTDLTIPVPNANFYITVTGEVFDSKSSGSVTRISHNICDDLVKTDMYGCYGSTYYWARDFNLKDFGISSNEEFTITSGQVGVNNTAWGATVSFNIYKIDDNFPASFSETNLIGSSQIIDVPPAIGYNSQIIQIDFNTPIKIPAGVEKILVEVKKGSNPVLGSGSQVAFIAGSAQDNGVSWFRGCSRSPDIGYNKYFSTVDDGIQNANFYINVTGNVKNVSNHFEMNFSNICSEFLKEFSIDDQSKVASVEWNFGDPASGADNISTDLSPFHDFSADGKYTVTAKVTGKDGTVENLSETINAKEPPKAYGINNIYACEDVAGTGISKSFDVSAVMQQVLGGQTDKDVSFIDGNGKKYSSLPNPFTNTIKDRETITIRVSHKDNLCCYSETTFDLIVNPLPNLSTVSDLIVCDNGNSFAQFNLKSVETTILGISTDLNVEFYHQNGQKISGSLNAVTNLIAKEEIIKVRAINTNTNCYNESTFKLIVSPVPVANSLQELVGCDDNNDGISEYFDTSNIESAVLGNQQGMKVSYVDSNGNPLISPLPNPYTNIIKNQDFIKVRVTNNLTNCYAETALILKTSSQPSINKPSNKYACDEGNGFATFDLSNLTAEIIGNQTGLKVMYFDANGNSLPSPLPALFQNTHAKSQTIKIRVENEINRLCNSETSLDLFVNDLPTVMIEKTYFLCNLEASLHVNVANNLDSYTWKFNDTDIVSNTYEADLINAGKYTLTVGKIQNDIYCENKFEFELVRSVLPTIKQIRYQELSDNNFIEIIPTTDGSLEYSIDGINYQNSNYFSNIQGGTYVVYLRDKEGCGQDSKEVTVIDYPKFFTPNNDGYNDFWHIKNTSKFPNSKISIFDRYGKLIKELFANDHGWDGFYNGSQMPADDYWFKANFNENINFSGHFSLKR is encoded by the coding sequence ATGAAACTCATTACGAATCAAAAAAGCAAATTTAATACAGCAATTTCGTTTTTATTTTTTCTATTTTTTCAACAGTCATATGCGCAAATAACATTGACCAATAATATTGGGACAACTCTTGTTAAAACTGATATGTATTCTTGCAAAGATGATGAAAGCTGGTCAAGAGTATTTAAATTATCAGATTTTGGTATAAAACCAAATGAACAATTTATTATTAAATCAGGACAGGTTGGAATTGCAAAATCGGATGTTGGTGCAAATTTGTCATTTTCAGTTTATATTGTTGACGACAGATTTCCTGAGCTTTTTAGAACTTATTTTGAAAAACCATTACTTGGATCTAGAGCCCTTATACCAACAAAAACCATTCATGGAAATCCAGAATTGATGCAAATAGATTTTGATGAACCAATTATTGTTCCAGCTGGAGTTGAAAAAATTCTGGTAATGGTGGGTAAGGGAAAAGATTATACTAATTACACATCGTCAGAAGTTTTTGTAGCAGGTACGCAGCAAGATAACGGAGATTCTTGGTATTTAGGTTGTGATAAAACGCTTCCTTTTTCCCGTACTACAGATTTAACCATCCCTGTTCCAAATGCAAATTTTTACATCACAGTAACGGGTGAAGTATTTGATTCAAAAAGTTCAGGTTCAGTTACACGCATCTCTCATAACATTTGTGATGATTTAGTGAAGACAGACATGTATGGCTGTTATGGATCAACTTATTATTGGGCTAGAGATTTTAACCTGAAAGATTTTGGCATATCATCTAATGAAGAATTCACTATTACTTCTGGGCAGGTTGGGGTTAATAATACAGCATGGGGGGCCACTGTTAGTTTTAATATTTATAAAATTGACGATAATTTTCCAGCTTCTTTTTCAGAAACGAATTTAATTGGAAGCAGTCAAATTATAGATGTTCCTCCAGCTATAGGTTATAATTCTCAAATAATCCAAATAGATTTTAACACCCCAATTAAAATACCTGCAGGTGTTGAAAAAATACTAGTTGAAGTTAAAAAAGGCAGTAATCCTGTGTTAGGCAGTGGATCACAAGTTGCTTTTATAGCCGGCTCAGCACAAGACAATGGTGTTTCATGGTTTAGAGGCTGTAGTCGTTCGCCTGATATTGGATATAATAAATATTTCTCTACCGTTGATGACGGAATACAAAATGCTAATTTCTACATAAATGTAACGGGAAATGTAAAAAATGTTTCGAACCATTTTGAAATGAATTTTTCAAATATATGCTCAGAATTTTTAAAAGAATTCAGTATTGATGATCAGTCAAAAGTAGCTTCAGTCGAATGGAATTTTGGAGATCCTGCTTCTGGGGCGGATAATATATCTACAGATTTATCTCCTTTTCATGATTTTTCGGCAGATGGAAAATATACTGTCACAGCAAAGGTTACAGGTAAAGATGGAACTGTTGAAAATTTATCGGAAACAATAAATGCAAAAGAACCTCCAAAAGCTTATGGGATTAATAATATCTATGCTTGCGAAGATGTAGCTGGAACAGGTATTTCAAAATCATTCGATGTTTCGGCAGTTATGCAGCAAGTTTTAGGAGGACAAACAGATAAAGATGTTTCTTTTATAGATGGTAACGGAAAGAAATATAGTTCTCTGCCAAATCCGTTCACCAATACGATTAAAGATAGAGAAACTATAACAATAAGAGTAAGTCATAAAGATAATTTATGTTGTTATTCTGAAACTACATTTGACTTAATTGTAAATCCATTGCCAAATTTGTCAACAGTCAGCGATTTAATCGTTTGTGATAACGGAAATAGTTTTGCACAGTTTAATTTAAAGTCCGTTGAAACTACAATTTTAGGAATCTCGACAGACTTAAACGTTGAATTTTATCATCAAAACGGACAAAAAATATCGGGTTCTTTAAATGCAGTTACGAATTTAATCGCAAAAGAAGAAATTATTAAAGTAAGAGCGATCAATACCAATACGAACTGTTATAACGAATCAACATTTAAGTTAATAGTAAGTCCGGTGCCTGTAGCAAATTCTTTGCAGGAGTTAGTAGGTTGCGATGATAATAATGATGGCATTTCGGAATACTTTGATACTTCAAATATTGAATCTGCTGTTTTGGGAAATCAACAAGGAATGAAAGTTTCTTATGTTGACAGCAATGGAAATCCATTAATAAGTCCGTTACCTAATCCATACACAAATATTATTAAGAATCAAGACTTTATAAAAGTCAGAGTAACTAATAATCTAACCAATTGTTATGCAGAAACAGCATTAATTTTAAAAACATCTTCACAACCAAGCATAAATAAACCGTCAAACAAATATGCGTGTGATGAAGGAAATGGTTTTGCAACTTTTGATTTGTCCAATTTAACAGCCGAAATTATAGGAAATCAAACAGGGCTTAAAGTGATGTATTTTGACGCTAACGGAAATTCGTTGCCAAGTCCGCTACCGGCTTTATTTCAAAACACTCACGCAAAATCACAAACAATAAAAATAAGAGTAGAGAATGAAATAAATAGACTTTGCAATTCTGAAACAAGTTTAGACTTATTCGTAAATGATCTGCCAACAGTAATGATTGAAAAAACTTATTTTTTGTGCAATTTGGAAGCTTCTTTGCATGTAAATGTTGCTAATAATTTAGACAGTTATACCTGGAAGTTCAATGATACAGATATTGTTTCAAATACATACGAAGCCGATTTAATTAATGCAGGAAAATATACGTTGACAGTTGGTAAAATTCAAAATGATATTTATTGTGAAAACAAATTTGAGTTCGAATTAGTAAGATCCGTTTTGCCAACAATCAAACAAATAAGATATCAGGAATTATCAGATAATAATTTTATTGAAATTATTCCAACAACAGATGGAAGTCTGGAATATTCTATAGACGGAATAAATTATCAGAATAGCAATTATTTTTCTAATATTCAGGGTGGAACTTATGTGGTATATTTAAGAGATAAAGAAGGATGTGGACAGGATTCAAAAGAAGTTACCGTAATTGATTATCCAAAATTCTTTACTCCAAATAATGACGGATATAATGATTTTTGGCATATAAAAAACACGAGTAAATTTCCAAATTCTAAAATATCAATATTTGATAGATATGGTAAATTAATAAAAGAACTCTTTGCAAATGATCATGGATGGGATGGTTTTTATAATGGAAGTCAAATGCCAGCAGACGATTACTGGTTTAAGGCTAATTTTAATGAAAACATTAATTTTTCGGGTCATTTTTCTTTAAAAAGATAA
- a CDS encoding OsmC family protein: protein MAFKHLFKAVLNWTSKKEVSSLKIYSKNHQVKIEGKPILEVSAAKAFKGDPELYNPEDLLLSSLVSCHMMSYLYICSQNGIEVLEYLDNAEATLEVNPDGSGRFVEVKLFPKVKISNSDQIELALNLHFKANQLCFIANSCNFPVLHEASCEVL from the coding sequence ATGGCATTCAAACATTTATTCAAAGCAGTGTTAAACTGGACTTCAAAAAAAGAAGTTTCGTCTTTAAAAATCTATAGTAAGAACCATCAGGTAAAAATTGAAGGAAAACCAATTTTAGAAGTTTCAGCAGCAAAAGCATTCAAAGGAGACCCGGAGTTATATAATCCGGAAGATTTATTGTTAAGCAGTTTGGTTTCCTGCCACATGATGTCATATTTATATATATGTTCTCAAAACGGAATAGAAGTTCTTGAATATTTAGACAACGCAGAAGCAACTTTGGAAGTAAATCCAGACGGAAGCGGGCGTTTTGTTGAGGTAAAATTATTTCCAAAAGTGAAAATCTCAAATTCAGACCAAATAGAATTGGCTTTGAATTTACACTTTAAAGCAAACCAATTATGTTTTATAGCTAATTCCTGCAATTTTCCTGTTTTGCATGAAGCGAGTTGTGAAGTGTTATAA
- a CDS encoding helix-turn-helix domain-containing protein encodes MEQKIHQGRNVKRFREMLGIKQEALAFDLGDDWNQKKISLLEQKDVIEENLLKQISVSLRIPVEAFQNFDEEQAVNVIANTYSFQDFKDNAVASGFTYQPSFNPLDKIVQLYDEKISLYERMLKEKDEMMQRFENLFNK; translated from the coding sequence ATGGAACAAAAAATACATCAGGGAAGAAACGTTAAACGTTTTAGAGAAATGCTTGGAATAAAACAAGAAGCTTTAGCTTTTGACCTTGGAGATGATTGGAATCAAAAGAAAATCTCTTTACTTGAGCAAAAAGATGTAATCGAAGAAAATTTATTAAAGCAAATCTCCGTTTCATTGAGAATTCCCGTTGAAGCATTTCAGAATTTTGACGAAGAACAAGCTGTAAATGTTATTGCGAATACTTATTCTTTCCAAGATTTCAAAGATAATGCTGTTGCTTCTGGATTTACCTATCAGCCTTCTTTCAATCCTCTTGATAAAATTGTTCAATTATACGATGAGAAAATCTCATTATATGAGCGTATGTTGAAAGAGAAAGATGAAATGATGCAAAGATTTGAAAACCTATTCAATAAATAA
- a CDS encoding ribose-phosphate pyrophosphokinase has protein sequence MSHLEPEAKIFACSQSVYLAEKIAEQYGIPLGKVTMSTYSDGEFQPSYEESIRGLRVFIVCSTFPSADNLMELLLMIDAAKRASARHITAVMPYFGWARQDRKDKPRVPIGAKLVANLLTAAGATRIMTMDLHADQIQGFFEKPVDHLFASTIFLPYVQSLNLENLTIASPDMGGSKRAYAYSKFLESDVVICYKQRKAANVIDTMELIGEVKGRNVILVDDMIDTGGTLAKAADLMIEKGALSVRAICTHAILSGGAYEKIENSKLTELIVTDSIPLKKHSDKIRVVSCAPLFAEVMHMVHHNNSISGKFIM, from the coding sequence ATGTCGCACCTAGAACCAGAAGCTAAAATTTTTGCTTGTTCACAAAGTGTTTATCTTGCAGAAAAAATTGCAGAACAGTACGGAATTCCGTTAGGAAAAGTAACGATGTCAACGTATAGTGATGGAGAATTTCAGCCGTCTTACGAAGAATCAATTAGAGGTTTACGCGTTTTTATCGTGTGTTCAACTTTTCCATCGGCAGATAATTTGATGGAATTGTTATTAATGATTGATGCAGCAAAACGTGCATCAGCAAGACATATTACAGCTGTTATGCCTTATTTTGGCTGGGCAAGACAGGATAGAAAAGATAAGCCAAGAGTGCCGATTGGAGCTAAGTTAGTAGCAAACCTATTAACAGCTGCAGGAGCAACAAGAATCATGACGATGGATTTGCATGCAGATCAAATTCAGGGATTCTTTGAAAAACCGGTAGATCATTTATTTGCATCTACAATCTTTTTGCCTTACGTGCAGAGTTTAAATTTAGAAAATTTAACGATTGCATCTCCAGACATGGGAGGATCAAAAAGAGCTTATGCTTACTCTAAGTTTTTAGAATCAGATGTAGTAATCTGTTACAAACAAAGAAAAGCTGCCAATGTTATCGACACTATGGAATTGATTGGTGAAGTAAAAGGTCGTAACGTAATCTTAGTAGATGACATGATCGATACAGGAGGAACTTTAGCGAAAGCTGCAGATCTTATGATCGAAAAAGGAGCGCTAAGTGTAAGAGCAATTTGTACACATGCTATTTTATCTGGCGGTGCGTATGAAAAAATTGAAAATTCAAAATTAACTGAGTTGATCGTAACCGATTCTATTCCGTTAAAGAAACATTCAGACAAGATTAGAGTAGTGAGTTGTGCACCTCTTTTCGCAGAAGTTATGCACATGGTGCACCACAACAATTCCATTAGTGGAAAATTCATTATGTAA
- a CDS encoding 50S ribosomal protein L25/general stress protein Ctc — translation MKSITIKGSERESVGKVSTKALRNAGAVPCVLYGGNQAVHFSADAAAFKNLVYTPNAHTVVIELGKGKSFNAILQDIQVHPVTDKILHIDFFQLFDDKEITMEVPVKIVGTSKGVLAGGVLRLNQRKLKVKALPANLPDFVEADITPLEMGNKLYVTKVGKPEYKIMHPDNTVVAQVRISRAAMKAAQEAAKAAKAPAKGKKK, via the coding sequence ATGAAATCGATTACAATTAAAGGATCAGAAAGAGAAAGCGTGGGCAAAGTGTCAACTAAAGCCTTACGTAATGCTGGAGCGGTTCCTTGCGTGTTATACGGAGGAAATCAGGCAGTACACTTCTCAGCAGACGCTGCAGCGTTCAAAAACTTGGTTTACACTCCAAATGCACACACAGTTGTGATTGAGCTTGGAAAAGGAAAATCATTCAATGCAATTTTGCAAGATATCCAGGTTCACCCTGTAACTGACAAAATTTTACACATCGACTTCTTCCAATTATTTGATGATAAAGAAATCACAATGGAAGTTCCTGTGAAAATCGTTGGTACATCTAAAGGTGTTCTTGCGGGAGGTGTTTTACGTTTAAACCAACGTAAATTAAAAGTTAAAGCTTTACCAGCAAATCTTCCTGATTTTGTTGAAGCTGACATTACTCCACTTGAAATGGGTAACAAATTATATGTTACTAAAGTTGGAAAACCAGAGTACAAAATTATGCACCCAGACAACACAGTTGTTGCTCAGGTAAGAATCTCTCGTGCTGCTATGAAAGCTGCTCAAGAAGCTGCAAAAGCTGCAAAAGCTCCTGCAAAAGGAAAGAAAAAATAA
- the pth gene encoding aminoacyl-tRNA hydrolase: protein MIKWITKLFSSIPKEENTEDNIKPEVHEHQKNNIKNVSKKYLIVGLGNIGAEYVNTRHNIGFKVLDFLAKKEGLSFETVKLGSLAEYKFKGRTFFLLKPNTYMNLSGKAVKYWMDKENIPLENILVITDDLNLSFGTIRIKPKGSDGGHNGLKNINLVLNTQNYTRYRFGISDQFKKGQQIDYVLGEWNAEEEAKLPERLEVSAEIIKTFGTAGLENTMTTFNGK from the coding sequence ATGATAAAATGGATAACAAAACTGTTTTCATCAATACCAAAAGAAGAGAACACAGAAGATAATATAAAACCGGAAGTTCACGAACACCAAAAAAACAATATAAAAAACGTGAGTAAAAAATATTTAATCGTAGGATTAGGAAACATAGGCGCTGAATACGTAAACACGCGACACAATATTGGATTTAAAGTGTTAGACTTTTTGGCCAAAAAAGAAGGACTTTCATTCGAAACCGTAAAATTAGGTTCTTTGGCTGAATACAAATTCAAAGGCAGAACTTTCTTTCTGCTTAAACCAAATACTTACATGAATTTAAGCGGAAAGGCTGTAAAATATTGGATGGATAAGGAAAATATTCCATTAGAGAATATTTTGGTTATTACAGACGATTTAAATCTTTCTTTTGGAACAATTCGTATCAAGCCAAAAGGAAGCGATGGTGGTCACAACGGACTTAAAAACATCAATTTAGTTCTAAATACACAAAATTATACCCGATATAGATTTGGTATCAGCGATCAATTCAAAAAAGGACAGCAGATAGATTATGTTTTAGGAGAATGGAATGCTGAAGAAGAAGCAAAACTGCCTGAGCGTTTAGAAGTTTCAGCAGAAATTATAAAAACTTTTGGAACGGCAGGTTTAGAAAATACCATGACGACATTTAATGGAAAATAA
- a CDS encoding superoxide dismutase translates to MAFELPQLPYAYDALEPHIDARTMEIHHTKHHNAYTTNLNAAIAGTDLEGKTIENILINLDKSNAAVRNNGGGFYNHNLFWTVMSPNGGGLPTGDLLAAIESSFGSFEEFKAKFAKAGATQFGSGWAWLTVQKGGKLEVVGTPNQDNPLMPEVAGHGGTPILGMDVWEHAYYLNYQNRRPDYIEAFFSVINWTEVARRFALDK, encoded by the coding sequence ATGGCTTTTGAATTACCACAATTACCTTATGCATACGATGCATTAGAACCACATATTGATGCACGTACAATGGAAATCCATCATACAAAGCACCACAATGCATACACTACTAATCTTAACGCAGCTATTGCTGGAACAGATTTAGAAGGAAAAACAATCGAAAACATCTTAATTAACTTAGATAAATCTAACGCAGCAGTTCGTAACAATGGTGGAGGTTTTTATAACCACAATTTATTCTGGACTGTAATGTCTCCAAACGGAGGAGGATTGCCAACAGGAGATTTATTAGCTGCTATTGAATCTTCTTTTGGAAGTTTCGAAGAGTTTAAAGCAAAATTTGCTAAAGCCGGAGCAACTCAGTTTGGTTCTGGATGGGCTTGGTTAACAGTTCAAAAAGGAGGAAAATTAGAAGTTGTAGGTACTCCAAATCAAGATAACCCATTAATGCCGGAAGTTGCTGGTCACGGTGGAACTCCAATCTTAGGAATGGACGTTTGGGAACATGCTTACTACTTAAACTACCAAAACAGAAGACCAGATTATATTGAAGCTTTCTTCAGTGTAATTAACTGGACAGAAGTTGCAAGAAGATTTGCTTTAGACAAGTAA